Within Salarias fasciatus chromosome 15, fSalaFa1.1, whole genome shotgun sequence, the genomic segment aaaattccaaaactttgcattttcacttcaaacgtCGTGCAAACTCCTCTGCAGAGTGGGGATGATCTAATGGATCAGTCCAGTGTTAGTTGATACCATGAATTAAATGTTTGATACCTGGAGAGAGTGCTATCTAGGAAGCACACACCACctgatttcattttgaaacatttcagaagtAACTGCAACGTAAGAGATTAGACAGAATTCAGACAGGTAGTGGATTACAGTATGAAAACATGAGATTTGGTGAAGTGCTCACCACTGACTGTGTCGGCCTGGAGGCTGAAGAAGTGACGGGCGTGATCATGATGCTGCTGGTCATTTTGCTCTTGGTGGTGGAGGCTTGGCGTGGCGATCGCAGCACCGTCCCCGTCAGCGTCTCCTTGCTGTCCGAGCCCACGCCGGTGGGCCTGAGTGTCAGCATGGGgctgctgcagcgctccgaGGGCCTCTTGAACTGTGCGCCCAAGTGGATGTGGATCTTGTTGTCCTCTGTGGTAATGATGTTGCTGTTGCCGTTGTATTTCCTGACCGGCGCGGGCCCCGGCTGCTTCTCCGGCGTCATCTTGATGACTGTGCGGCTCGTGGGGATTTCATGAGGGTCTGACGAAGCGCATGCTTCCGCCACAGGAGTGGTGCTCACAGTAATGATGGACACTGGCGACTGAAGGCCGCTGCCAGCGCCGGCGCTCCTGTCTGGACTCTTTGCCCTGGAGATGGTGGTTATGGTAACGGGGGATTTGGCGCGGTCGAGACCTCCCATCAGATCGCAGGCCTTGGCCTTGGAGGTGACGGTGGTGGGCTTGGGGACGATGGTGATCCGAGGTTTCTGAACCCCGAGAGTGGGTATTATGGTGGTGCTGGAGAAGAAATCTTCAGCTCGGGGGCTGGTGATCTCCAGAGTGGCGGTGCTGTTCTCGTGATCCGGTGTCACTCGGATGTGAAGTGGCTGACCCGGCTTTGGGGACATGCTCATTTCTGGCGGACGGAGCAGAAACGACCCGTTGGTCCTCTCTGGACtgtcttccttcttcttcatccAGGGGATCCAGGATTTTCTCGCCCCAAGATCAGCCGATGCCGGAGGGTATCGGTCGAGGACCGTGGGCTTCTTCAGCCCACGCTGTCTGAGGTTGCTCATTaggtggttctcctcctggacCGATTTCCGGATGAAGCCTGCCGCTGTGTCGTCTTCCGCTGCCTCGCTGGCCATCGCATCCGTCTGGACTGCTGTGGAGGTCACCGGGATATCGACCATCCTTCGACCATTCGTACCGGGCCTCAGGGCGCGACTGTAGCGCTTGGTGGCTTCCAGCTCTCTGGTGAGGCTCTCCACTTCTTGACTCatgttcctcttcttctcctcctcctccatgaaCCTCTGCTGGAGGACGCTGAAGTCCACCTGCAGCTGGGACAGCTGGTCCTCTTTGTTCATCAGCTCATGGATTTTCTCCTTCAGCGCCTGCACGTCCACCTGCAGCTCTCGGGATTTAGCCTCCTCCATTTTGCAGCGGACTCTCAGCTCGGCCTCGGGACTCGTGACCTCGCCCTTCTCGATGGCTTTGTTCCTTGCGATCTGACTTCtcatgtcctccagcagcttggAGAGGGTGTTtgctttttcctgctctgttctgaatttcttctccagcaggtcgTACTCGTCCTCGGTTTTCATGAGGTctccctccaccacctccagctGTTTGAGCCTGCTCTTCAGTCTTTCTATCTCCAACGTCAGCTCTTTCACTTTGTTGTCTTCGTCCGGGTTTTTCTCCTTGTCGGCCCACTTCCTCTGCATCTCCCTCTCCGCCTCCTCGAGTCCGTCtattctcattttcattccACTCATCTTCTTGTTTAACTCCCGACacttttcctcttcacctgcaagtttgtttttcagttcttctttctctttcgtGAGACCCGTCACTTGGATCTCCATTTCTGATTTGAATTTGAGGAGCTTCTTGCTCTCCTCGATCAGCTTCTCCGTCACGTCTGTCACCTTGCTCTGCTCTGCCTTGAACATCTTACTCAGCTCGTCActtttctgctcctcctgcttcagtctCTCCGCCATGTTTTTCCTCTCGTCCACCAGTATGACCGTGAAGGACTTCATCTTCATCAGGTCGTCTTTGAGCACCATCTCTGCCTTTTCGAACTTGGACTCTGAAGACTCAAGCTCCTTCAGCCTGGTCTTCACGGTCTCCAGCTCGCCGGCCAAATCCTTCACCGCTCGTTTCTCTTTTTCAAGGTTGGCGTGAAGCTGCGAGCACTCCGTTTTACTCTTGTTGAACGCCCCCTCCAGTTTCTCCAGCTCAACCATCCTCTTCTGGAGTTTGtccacctccagcctcagctCCTTGCTGTGGTTCTCCTCGTCTTGCAGCTTCTTCCTCAACTCCTTGCACTGAGTCTCAGTTTTGGTGATCTCCTCGTCTTTGCCCTCCATCTCCAGCACCCTCTTTCGCAGATTCTCCAGCTCGGACATGAGAGAAGAGTTCCCGCACTCCCCTCTGGTGATCTTCtcccgcagctcctgcaggtcctcctcggatttctgaagtgttttgttgctctcctccagctcttcaaTCTTGTTGGCCAgtccggtcagcttcagcctgaGCTGCCGGCTCTGGGACTCCTGGTTTGCCAGCTTGGAAGTCATCTCCTCATGGTCCTGCATGAACATTGCGGCTTTGTgctccagctcagcctccaGCTTGAGGACCTTCTGGCTGTCGTCCTTGGCGGCGCTGCTCACCGCCTCCAGCCGCTGCTCTTTCTCGTCCAGCTTCTGAGTGAGGTCCTGGATCTTCTGGCTCTGCTGGTCGATCTGCTCGATGTGCAGCTGCCGCTCGTCTACCAACATCAGGGCGAAGGACTTGAGCTTGACCAGCTCTGCTCTGACCTTCTCCAGCCGCCGGCTGTGGTCCTTGTCCTTACGGGCCTGGTAGgccttctcctgctccagcagccgctTGAGTCTACAAAGACAGAGTCAGTACAACACGTCagcagaaaactcaaaaatatctCCAAACTTTAAACTCTAAGCAGACGGAGGAACGTTTCTACAAAAATCTGTTTAACAAGGAGTCAGTGTCTGATTTAGAAATAATGAATTGATCAGCTTATTCATGGCAGTGCTGTCTAGTCCTAGATGTGAATTACCACCATTCCAAGACCCCGTTCACACAACGTTTCCAGTGACACcatattgtttttgtgtttctgttttccaaaagtttcctgtttacaCCTACACGGTTGGTATTGTCCATCGATTGAAAATGTCCAGAACTAATTACTAACGCCATGTTGCACAAGTGCAAAACCAGTGTTTCAAAACAGTTGTGTTTCCTGCCATTTTGATGGAGATGAagctggagcattttcaaaaaactgTCTTTCAGTGACTGTGAGCACCAATGCTGTGTAAACGGACGCttcaaacacagcaacagttttctgttttcaaataaaaaacatcTAAACAGGGCCTCAGATCTGCAGAATTTGATGATCTCCTGAAGTTACAACAGGGAGGACTTTAGTAACATGGCATTTTCACCCACACCCATTTTCCTTTTCATCTCAGCAGGTTTGCAAAGTAAATTATTTCAAATGCAAATCGTCTTGTGTGGTtgtgtctcctcctccattTGCATTGTCTCCagaaatttacatttaattgtTCACACTCACGTCTTTCAACTGGCTTTTCTTGTCAGTGGTCCTACTGAAACAACATGTCTGACCACAAAAAAAAGCTCTATGGTTTCAGTGTTTAGTGGTTTACACATGAAGATCTCAGTCTGAAGTCAATAAAACTCTGGTGATTATACACAGAAGGAGGCAACTTGGGAATATTTTAACTAACTTTTTGTTAAAAGAACATACTGAATCCTACATTCTGAACCTTTAACCTTTTATTGGTCAATTTTACTCACCTATTAACTTAATAACTCTTTATCTGGCTCTCATTGAAACTCTTAAGCAAACTTCACTTTTCAAATAGTTTTTAAGAGAGACTTGAAAGTCGCAAAAACATGATTATGTGCAATTCATTTAGAATTAAATTCATGGCAGTAGTGTAAAACTCATGAAAATTGCACTTATTTTATGATTTATCACTTAAAAAAAGGCCATTCTTCATAATTATtatcaaaaatgacaaaaagtcaACACATCAGAGAACTATTTTAACATGATCTCCAGGAATTCATCACTGGTAGAAAAACTATGTGAAACTTATTCACATTGACAAATTGCTTAAAATGAGTGTTCTAAAGTGTCAAACAGAAATgtctaaagagaaaaaaaaatgtcttttctgaCATGCAACTTCACTGAATCTCCAGAGAAATTATTACAAATTTTCAACGACGCAGTGTTCCACAGAAAGAAAGCTACAAGCAGAGCTgtgaggaaagagaggaaggcTCCTGCCGCTGTTAGTAGATGTGTAACTAGTCTCTGGGGGGGTCCGAGTTTCATGCATGCATGTGAGTTTCATGTATATCAGCCTGCCTCAAAACACAAACCGGTCTCGGCGCCATCCTGCTGCTTTCCCAGCTAAAGGAACCGCTCACAGCCTGCATGAAGAGTCCAGCTCTCGACTTACCGCTGAGTGGCGATGCCTCACAGGTTGATCCATATCGgatgtgttttggtttttgaagCTGAGCAGGagtcaaactgctgcagctgcagctgagaggcTCAGGCagtgaaagggggcggagcctcgacTCTGCAGGGAGTCACCTGCACCTTCCTCAACCGTGATTGGATGAAAACCTGATGATGACGCCTGCCGGCCGTATATGGCACCGAGCGGCATGGCCTTCACAGGAAGGGGCGGAGTCTGCTTACAGATGGGGAAAAACTTTGTTACTGGTAACTGAAGTGCTGATTAGGAGTAACTGAACATGACAAGTAGGTTACTGTTATTACTcttatcttttcttttcctcaacTACTGCAGTTCATGGCGCTTTGTTTTAGAGTTTCCGTTTCAGAAGAGTTTACACGGCAAtggtagaaacactgaaatcagtAAAGTTAGTATGCAGCTACCACAtggtggcgctgttggttgtttttgaaatgacatTACATACATACCCTCAGCTGGTTGTCGTGAGTATAACAGCAGATATTTGGAAAGAGCGGAAACAAGAGAATCTGCTGTGGCTGTGAAATTTATTTCAATTATTTAATGTGATTGACACCCGAGAAGTGTTGTTACAACAGAGAAATAAGCTCCCAAACATGAATGTCCTTTCTCTCTGTGATGATTTTCCGTCTCATTACCCTCAGAGCGTCTCTCATCACAGCCTCGGTGGCAGAAAGCCTCTCTCTGTTTGGCTCTATTCATAGCCTCAGTGCTGACAGGAGCCTGTCAGAGGGAGCGAAGAGACCCCAAAACACTCATAAAGACCGAGCCGAGCCCACAGCAGACACGTCAGGCCAGGAGATGCTGATCACAAACTAATCATATCCAGAATAATTAACTTCCTTATTAACTTTTGGAGCAGACGGGTCAAAAGGAGCTACGCCACCGAGGCACATCTGCTGTTGAAAAACTGACAAACCGAGGGAAAAAGTCTCAATTTTTTCATGCTTTAGAGGCTTTTCCTTCAACTCAAACTGGAACTGTTCACCACTGTGAAAATACAGAGAATCGAACTGACATTTTCCTGAAGGTCCATCGAGTTAATCGAGTAAATCCAAACTTTTTAACTCACTCaaactctgaaaacagcagCGAACAGGAGACTCAGACCCTGTTTAGACAACATTAtcaagtggaaacagaaaaaaaacaacaattgcGTTTTGGTGGTCAGCgtacatgaaaactgaaaactcatCTTTCTGAAAATCGCAAGGTCAAAATCCGAGGGTCTAATACTGCTATGACTTCTCTTTCAACCCTATCTCCAAGAAAACTCTTAGGTTTCAAACTATTTGAAGAAATTATGCTTTTTTTGCATAATGTCTTTCATATTTTTGCAGGATCCTGCTGCATTGCTACAATGACAAAACTGGACATGAAACATTTTGAGTCAGTTTATTCAATTAAGAAACTTTTTTTACACTACATTGTGAATCTTTATGTAATTTTGCTCAGTTTTATagtgatgaaaacattttatacTACATGAAGGGCATGTATTTTGTGATTATTTGTCTTAACTTGCAACAAAAATGTTACAAAACTAAAGTAAAGCAAGTCTTCAGAGTCTCTTTAACAATTCCCAAAACattgaaaagtatttcagaTGTGAAGGTATTTGCCTTATAAAGGATCAGATTACAAATCAACCTTGGTCATACAGTACATACTACATCATACATGTAGTATTTGTACATCCTACAAATGTGGAACAGTTGTTACATTGTTAATTTTCTCAGTGAAACTTTGGAAtgaattattaaattaaaaGCTCCTGTAAATGTCTAGTGGTGTTTTTCCTTCGCTggagtttttttatttcacgTCACTTTGACTTTTCACACTGATCTCGGCGTCGACCCGTTCAGGACCTGACCGGCGGTGACGGCAGCCCACAGGAATGTGTTATCAGAGCGAGAGAGGAGCTCTGAAGCAGAAACCCACGAAGCAGAGCTTCAGGAATACGACACATCGTTGCGTATTTTCACCTCGCTGCATTCGGGGTTGTGT encodes:
- the filip1b gene encoding filamin-A-interacting protein 1 isoform X1 translates to MRSRSCTVESPDEGHIQPAKAFIKQEAVENAPELTKKKMKDARTASSGTTKRPQKQTEVRKTATPDLSKKDLLHLLGIMEGEVQAREDIIGLMKTQRTRPETLEAHYGSAAPAKPLQALQRDGMLVHGGGSVTEDVYERPMAELDRLEDKQKETYRRMLEQLLLAEKCHRRTVVELDSEKRKHADFMNKSDDFTNLLEQERERLKRLLEQEKAYQARKDKDHSRRLEKVRAELVKLKSFALMLVDERQLHIEQIDQQSQKIQDLTQKLDEKEQRLEAVSSAAKDDSQKVLKLEAELEHKAAMFMQDHEEMTSKLANQESQSRQLRLKLTGLANKIEELEESNKTLQKSEEDLQELREKITRGECGNSSLMSELENLRKRVLEMEGKDEEITKTETQCKELRKKLQDEENHSKELRLEVDKLQKRMVELEKLEGAFNKSKTECSQLHANLEKEKRAVKDLAGELETVKTRLKELESSESKFEKAEMVLKDDLMKMKSFTVILVDERKNMAERLKQEEQKSDELSKMFKAEQSKVTDVTEKLIEESKKLLKFKSEMEIQVTGLTKEKEELKNKLAGEEEKCRELNKKMSGMKMRIDGLEEAEREMQRKWADKEKNPDEDNKVKELTLEIERLKSRLKQLEVVEGDLMKTEDEYDLLEKKFRTEQEKANTLSKLLEDMRSQIARNKAIEKGEVTSPEAELRVRCKMEEAKSRELQVDVQALKEKIHELMNKEDQLSQLQVDFSVLQQRFMEEEEKKRNMSQEVESLTRELEATKRYSRALRPGTNGRRMVDIPVTSTAVQTDAMASEAAEDDTAAGFIRKSVQEENHLMSNLRQRGLKKPTVLDRYPPASADLGARKSWIPWMKKKEDSPERTNGSFLLRPPEMSMSPKPGQPLHIRVTPDHENSTATLEITSPRAEDFFSSTTIIPTLGVQKPRITIVPKPTTVTSKAKACDLMGGLDRAKSPVTITTISRAKSPDRSAGAGSGLQSPVSIITVSTTPVAEACASSDPHEIPTSRTVIKMTPEKQPGPAPVRKYNGNSNIITTEDNKIHIHLGAQFKRPSERCSSPMLTLRPTGVGSDSKETLTGTVLRSPRQASTTKSKMTSSIMITPVTSSASRPTQSVPGSELPSARSAATRIPMSKGMKPGGKALVGMSTVTRLESRADGQAMKIELRKSTVCSSASVASDKS
- the filip1b gene encoding filamin-A-interacting protein 1 isoform X2, with product MRSRSCTVESPDEGHIQPAKAFIKQEAVENAPELTKKKMKDARTASSGTTKRPQKQTEVRKTATPDLSKKDLLHLLGIMEGEVQAREDIIGLMKTQRTRPETLEAHYGSAAPAKPLQALQRDGMLVHGGGSVTEDVYERPMAELDRLEDKQKETYRRMLEQLLLAEKCHRRTVVELDSEKRKHADFMNKSDDFTNLLEQERERLKRLLEQEKAYQARKDKDHSRRLEKVRAELVKLKSFALMLVDERQLHIEQIDQQSQKIQDLTQKLDEKEQRLEAVSSAAKDDSQKVLKLEAELEHKAAMFMQDHEEMTSKLANQESQSRQLRLKLTGLANKIEELEESNKTLQKSEEDLQELREKITRGECGNSSLMSELENLRKRVLEMEGKDEEITKTETQCKELRKKLQDEENHSKELRLEVDKLQKRMVELEKLEGAFNKSKTECSQLHANLEKEKRAVKDLAGELETVKTRLKELESSESKFEKAEMVLKDDLMKMKSFTVILVDERKNMAERLKQEEQKSDELSKMFKAEQSKVTDVTEKLIEESKKLLKFKSEMEIQVTGLTKEKEELKNKLAGEEEKCRELNKKMSGMKMRIDGLEEAEREMQRKWADKEKNPDEDNKVKELTLEIERLKSRLKQLEVVEGDLMKTEDEYDLLEKKFRTEQEKANTLSKLLEDMRSQIARNKAIEKGEVTSPEAELRVRCKMEEAKSRELQVDVQALKEKIHELMNKEDQLSQLQVDFSVLQQRFMEEEEKKRNMSQEVESLTRELEATKRYSRALRPGTNGRRMVDIPVTSTAVQTDAMASEAAEDDTAAGFIRKSVQEENHLMSNLRQRGLKKPTVLDRYPPASADLGARKSWIPWMKKKEDSPERTNGSFLLRPPEMSMSPKPGQPLHIRVTPDHENSTATLEITSPRAEDFFSSTTIIPTLGVQKPRITIVPKPTTVTSKAKACDLMGGLDRAKSPVTITTISRAKSPDRSAGAGSGLQSPVSIITVSTTPVAEACASSDPHEIPTSRTVIKMTPEKQPGPAPVRKYNGNSNIITTEDNKIHIHLGAQFKRPSERCSSPMLTLRPTGVGSDSKETLTGTVLRSPRQASTTKSKMTSSIMITPVTSSASRPTQSVPGSELPSARSAATRIPMSKGSRQDAVNGRR